From Cytophagales bacterium, the proteins below share one genomic window:
- a CDS encoding sigma-54 dependent transcriptional regulator encodes MKENAKLLVLDDDEAVLASAKMFLKQKFTYVHTLSNPDQLNKVLSDIEFDLLLLDMNLTRGENDGSQGLQLIEQVIGAYPDVEVIPITAYGEINLAVEAMRRGARDFITKPWSNDKLLASVQMALKLKSSATQEKPLLSTGIEHQLIGESRAFKTMMGLIDKVAKTDANILLSGENGTGKSLVAQTIHSLSDRNEHAMVGVDLGSLSSSLFESELFGHVKGAFTDAHDARMGKFELAHKSTLFLDEIGNLDLPQQSKLLTALQNREITRVGANEAIPFNIRLITASNSDLKRMVEEKTFRQDLMYRINTIEIEVPALRDRIEDIPLLANHFLKSYRKKYQKPGIKLHSEVIKGLQEYDWPGNIRELQHAMERAIILSDQTNLTFADFNLTQDPEDEHTMNLDLKEMEKTLILKALEKNKGNITHAAKDLGIDRLALYRRLEKYGL; translated from the coding sequence GTGAAAGAAAATGCTAAACTTTTGGTACTGGATGATGATGAGGCGGTATTAGCATCAGCTAAGATGTTTCTCAAACAAAAGTTCACCTATGTCCATACCCTCAGTAATCCCGATCAACTGAACAAAGTATTGTCGGATATCGAGTTTGATCTGCTGCTACTCGATATGAACCTTACTCGTGGTGAAAATGACGGATCACAAGGATTACAGCTCATAGAACAGGTTATTGGGGCTTATCCTGATGTGGAAGTCATCCCTATCACGGCCTATGGAGAAATTAATCTGGCCGTAGAAGCCATGCGAAGAGGTGCCAGAGACTTCATCACCAAACCCTGGAGCAACGACAAATTGCTTGCTTCCGTGCAAATGGCGCTAAAATTAAAGTCCAGTGCTACTCAAGAAAAGCCTTTGTTATCGACAGGAATTGAGCACCAACTCATCGGTGAGTCACGAGCCTTCAAAACGATGATGGGTCTGATTGATAAAGTGGCCAAGACGGATGCCAATATTTTATTATCAGGAGAAAATGGAACTGGAAAAAGTCTGGTAGCACAAACCATTCACAGCCTCTCCGACCGAAACGAACATGCCATGGTGGGTGTGGATCTAGGTTCACTCTCCAGCAGCCTATTTGAATCTGAACTTTTCGGACATGTAAAAGGCGCTTTTACCGATGCACACGATGCAAGAATGGGTAAGTTCGAGTTGGCACATAAAAGTACGCTCTTCCTCGACGAGATCGGTAATTTGGACTTACCTCAGCAGTCGAAACTACTGACGGCCCTTCAAAACCGCGAAATTACGCGAGTGGGTGCTAATGAAGCCATCCCATTCAATATCAGGCTGATTACGGCTTCTAATTCAGACCTGAAGCGCATGGTTGAAGAAAAAACGTTCCGTCAAGATCTTATGTACAGGATCAATACGATAGAAATTGAAGTACCGGCACTTCGTGACCGTATTGAAGACATTCCTTTGTTGGCTAATCATTTTTTGAAGTCGTACCGCAAGAAATATCAGAAACCGGGCATCAAGCTGCATTCGGAAGTCATTAAAGGGCTACAGGAATACGATTGGCCTGGCAATATTCGAGAACTTCAGCACGCCATGGAGCGGGCCATCATCCTGAGTGATCAGACCAACCTGACCTTTGCGGATTTCAACCTGACGCAAGATCCTGAAGACGAGCATACGATGAACCTCGACTTGAAGGAAATGGAAAAAACCCTGATCCTTAAAGCATTAGAGAAGAACAAAGGTAACATCACCCATGCAGCGAAAGACCTTGGTATTGATCGACTGGCCCTTTATCGAAGATTAGAGAAGTATGGTCTTTAA
- a CDS encoding FtsX-like permease family protein, translated as MLRNYIITAYRNLSRNKVYALLNVLGLALGIGCSIVIFKVVRYELSYDKHQVNYDRIYRIVSQDIYPDRTDYGQGVPHPLAAAVKVDYPDVLESVVTQKAFGQINTLQQGNIDKKFLMSGTLLYTKPEYFKIFPQQWLAGDSSNALKTPNTAIITASTLKKFYDLAPSEADQVLGEQISHENKAVFDIVGVIADPPENTNFPFEVYLEYSAMKITDVYFGEGDRWNSVNSNTNAYILVGSDFNATQFDTKLIDMVEKYHGEGESDGNRYHAQPLSDVHYSKRYSNYVDSVSKESLYALAIIAAFLVLTACINFINLATAQAANRSKEIGIRKAIGSSGSQIVTQFLSEIFLITLVATVLSLAIGELLFIHLESVVGYRLSLFPFTDIPSIIFIVCLLFIVTFFAGSYPSFLLSKMNTVKALKSKITSKNSSGGVSLRKVLVICQFAISQFMIVGTLIITAQMDYFLNADLGFNRDAKILTYLPERDEVKRDRFKTMMLQSASITDITFSLSAPLGTSGSFSNFNYEPLNSEDEYHSSFKTVDDRYIDYYELELVAGRKLRGSDSTNVAVINEKIADLMGYKDRYEEVLGQKLTSGFKGDKTVIGVMKNFHNTPLRNDIDFVMLINDPEFYYEISFKIGSRTDYKAALDHFNESWEEVFPEYVKNWEFYDEQLANQYEDEQKVSSLMKLFSIIAILIGCIGLYGLISFIALNKMKEIGVRKVLGASIGNILMIYSKEIVILLSIAFIVAGPGAFYLMDLWLDDFTYSINISPLFFIVAFFLSMLVALLTISHRTISSALMDPARTLKDE; from the coding sequence ATGCTTCGAAACTATATCATTACTGCTTATCGAAATCTGAGTCGAAACAAAGTTTACGCATTACTTAATGTATTGGGACTAGCTCTTGGCATCGGTTGTTCCATCGTCATCTTCAAGGTCGTACGTTATGAATTGAGTTACGACAAACATCAAGTCAATTATGATCGGATCTATCGCATTGTATCTCAAGACATTTATCCAGATCGGACGGATTACGGACAGGGGGTACCTCATCCATTAGCAGCAGCGGTAAAAGTGGATTACCCGGATGTATTGGAGTCAGTAGTAACTCAAAAGGCATTTGGACAGATCAATACCTTGCAGCAGGGGAATATTGATAAGAAGTTCTTGATGAGTGGGACGCTGTTGTATACCAAACCGGAATATTTCAAAATATTTCCTCAGCAATGGCTAGCTGGGGATTCAAGTAATGCTCTTAAGACCCCTAATACGGCCATCATTACCGCCAGTACACTCAAGAAATTTTACGATTTAGCGCCATCTGAAGCGGACCAGGTGCTAGGGGAGCAGATTTCACATGAAAACAAGGCGGTTTTTGATATTGTAGGTGTGATTGCTGATCCTCCGGAAAATACAAACTTCCCATTTGAGGTGTATTTAGAGTACAGTGCAATGAAAATCACGGATGTTTATTTCGGAGAAGGAGACAGGTGGAACAGTGTCAATTCAAATACCAATGCTTACATACTGGTAGGATCGGATTTCAATGCGACTCAATTTGACACTAAACTCATCGATATGGTTGAAAAATACCATGGGGAAGGAGAGTCAGATGGCAATAGATACCATGCCCAGCCATTGTCAGATGTTCATTATAGTAAGCGATATAGCAATTACGTAGATTCCGTTTCTAAGGAGTCATTGTACGCCCTGGCGATCATAGCCGCATTCCTTGTACTTACAGCATGCATCAACTTTATAAATCTGGCGACCGCTCAAGCAGCCAACCGTTCTAAAGAAATCGGGATTAGAAAGGCCATTGGAAGCTCAGGCTCTCAAATTGTTACCCAGTTTTTGAGTGAGATTTTTCTGATCACTCTGGTGGCTACGGTTCTGTCACTGGCGATTGGGGAGTTACTGTTTATCCACCTCGAATCAGTGGTAGGATATCGACTTTCTTTGTTTCCCTTTACGGACATTCCTTCCATCATATTTATCGTTTGCCTGCTTTTTATTGTGACCTTCTTCGCCGGATCTTATCCTTCATTTCTGCTATCGAAGATGAACACGGTGAAGGCGTTGAAAAGTAAGATCACTTCGAAAAACAGTTCCGGGGGAGTTTCTCTTAGAAAAGTATTGGTGATTTGTCAGTTTGCGATTTCACAGTTTATGATTGTTGGTACACTGATCATTACTGCTCAGATGGACTATTTCCTTAACGCCGACCTTGGATTCAATCGTGATGCCAAGATCCTGACTTATTTGCCTGAGCGTGATGAGGTAAAACGAGATCGGTTTAAAACAATGATGTTGCAATCTGCCTCAATCACAGATATTACATTTTCTTTAAGTGCACCCTTGGGTACATCAGGTTCCTTTTCGAATTTCAATTACGAACCACTCAATTCAGAAGATGAGTACCATTCAAGTTTCAAAACGGTAGATGATCGCTACATCGACTATTATGAACTGGAATTAGTCGCTGGTAGAAAGCTTCGCGGCAGCGATAGCACGAACGTAGCAGTGATCAATGAAAAAATAGCAGACCTGATGGGTTATAAAGATCGCTATGAGGAGGTATTGGGGCAGAAACTGACCAGTGGATTCAAAGGGGATAAAACGGTGATCGGAGTGATGAAAAATTTTCACAATACTCCGTTGAGGAATGATATTGATTTTGTGATGCTAATCAATGATCCTGAGTTTTACTACGAGATTTCATTCAAGATCGGCTCCCGAACAGATTACAAAGCTGCATTGGATCATTTCAATGAGAGCTGGGAGGAAGTATTTCCTGAGTACGTAAAAAACTGGGAATTCTACGATGAACAGCTGGCAAATCAATATGAGGACGAGCAGAAAGTATCGTCTCTCATGAAGCTGTTTTCTATCATCGCGATACTGATTGGTTGTATTGGACTTTATGGATTGATTTCCTTCATCGCGCTCAATAAAATGAAAGAGATAGGTGTTAGAAAGGTGCTTGGAGCATCAATTGGAAATATCCTGATGATCTACTCTAAAGAAATTGTGATTCTACTTTCAATAGCCTTTATCGTTGCCGGACCTGGTGCCTTTTACTTGATGGATCTTTGGTTGGATGATTTCACCTACAGCATTAACATCAGCCCTTTGTTTTTCATAGTAGCTTTCTTTCTATCTATGTTAGTAGCCTTGCTAACCATCAGTCACAGAACCATTTCTTCTGCATTGATGGACCCTGCGAGGACGTTGAAGGACGAGTAG
- a CDS encoding sodium-dependent transporter, producing MSNTESFSNRWGIVLASLGMAIGAGNLWRFPRLAGQYGGSFILLWILFLFIWSIPLLLAEFSIGKKYRKGVIGSFAEFAGKPYTWMGFFITLCTLGIAFYYSVVTAWTLQYLGISIQNTISGDLSEKIAADPSFLQEQWMGISNGNGLTIALYIIVVLVGVFLLGKGIKQGLEKANRILIPSLFVLILIIVVIALSMPNGTKGLEYMFLIDPKHFSNPVVWIEALSQSAWSTGAGWGLMMTISSYSREKEDVTLNTFIGAFGNNTASLIAGMAILPAVFALAASEQEALGYLQSGNQALTFTIIPKLFSNFSGGGFLSILFFLALFFAAFSSLLPMIELFISNLLNVGMSRRVASYIVMAGFILIGFPSAYSLDFFSNQDWVWGVGLILSGLFILFAVVKSGALSFKEKLIDHDSDFKVPNSYFLITTITNLGIAVFLIYWWLSQGYSEYPWFDANGNWNVMDVYSNASVITQWIGVLILGILLNRFLYKKFVTSQKSN from the coding sequence ATGTCGAATACCGAATCGTTCAGTAACCGATGGGGGATTGTCCTGGCCTCTCTTGGTATGGCTATCGGCGCTGGAAACCTCTGGCGCTTTCCACGTTTAGCGGGGCAGTATGGAGGAAGCTTCATTCTATTGTGGATCCTGTTTTTGTTTATTTGGTCCATTCCCTTACTCCTCGCAGAGTTTTCGATCGGCAAAAAGTATCGGAAAGGCGTGATCGGTTCTTTTGCGGAATTTGCAGGGAAACCCTACACCTGGATGGGTTTCTTTATCACTTTATGTACGCTCGGTATTGCCTTTTATTATTCTGTGGTTACGGCCTGGACCCTGCAATATCTTGGCATCTCCATTCAAAATACGATTTCGGGTGACCTTTCAGAGAAGATCGCAGCCGACCCTTCTTTTTTACAAGAACAATGGATGGGTATCTCCAATGGGAATGGTCTGACGATTGCTCTGTATATCATTGTTGTTCTGGTGGGAGTTTTTCTGTTAGGTAAAGGCATCAAACAAGGACTGGAGAAAGCCAATAGAATTCTCATTCCCAGTTTGTTTGTTTTGATCCTGATCATCGTTGTGATTGCGTTGAGTATGCCCAATGGGACAAAGGGGCTGGAATACATGTTCCTGATCGATCCAAAGCATTTTAGTAATCCTGTAGTCTGGATAGAGGCACTATCGCAATCGGCCTGGTCCACCGGAGCAGGATGGGGACTGATGATGACCATCTCCTCGTACAGTCGTGAAAAAGAAGATGTTACCCTCAATACCTTCATTGGCGCATTCGGCAATAACACCGCTTCACTGATCGCCGGCATGGCGATTTTACCTGCGGTATTTGCCCTGGCAGCTTCGGAACAAGAAGCATTAGGGTATCTACAGTCTGGAAATCAGGCGTTGACGTTTACGATCATTCCTAAACTGTTCTCTAATTTCTCCGGAGGAGGATTCTTGTCCATCTTGTTCTTTTTGGCACTTTTCTTTGCCGCCTTTAGTTCGCTGCTCCCGATGATCGAACTATTCATTAGCAATCTGCTCAATGTAGGCATGAGTAGGAGAGTAGCCAGTTACATTGTGATGGCTGGATTTATCCTGATTGGTTTTCCTTCGGCATACAGCCTCGATTTCTTCAGTAATCAAGATTGGGTATGGGGAGTTGGATTAATACTGTCAGGGTTGTTTATTCTGTTTGCAGTGGTGAAATCTGGTGCATTGTCCTTCAAAGAGAAATTGATCGATCACGATTCCGACTTCAAGGTGCCTAATAGTTATTTCCTGATTACGACTATTACTAACCTTGGTATAGCTGTATTCCTGATCTATTGGTGGCTGTCACAGGGATATAGCGAATATCCCTGGTTTGACGCGAATGGCAACTGGAACGTAATGGATGTTTACAGCAATGCCTCCGTGATCACCCAATGGATCGGTGTATTGATCCTTGGGATCTTACTCAACCGATTCTTGTACAAGAAATTTGTGACCAGCCAAAAAAGTAATTAA
- a CDS encoding MetS family NSS transporter small subunit: protein MSTSALISMVLILGIIMGGFVFFLRIAIKKENQKDT, encoded by the coding sequence ATGAGTACTTCAGCATTGATCAGTATGGTGTTGATCCTGGGGATCATCATGGGAGGATTTGTTTTCTTTCTTCGTATTGCTATTAAAAAAGAGAACCAAAAAGACACTTAA
- a CDS encoding nucleoside triphosphate pyrophosphohydrolase family protein: MEKIDPLNQVAEFHKTFKHPILDTPQIPSEDRCKLRVELISEELKELQEAIDNKDLTEVADALCDIQYVLSGAVLEFGMGENFKDLFEEVQRSNMSKACKTEEEAEQTVAYYEKERNTPCYFKEADGLFLVYRTEDNKTLKSINYSPANLKKILKD; the protein is encoded by the coding sequence ATGGAAAAAATTGATCCGCTTAATCAGGTAGCAGAGTTTCACAAGACTTTTAAACACCCCATTCTCGATACGCCACAAATCCCTTCAGAGGACCGATGTAAGTTAAGGGTAGAGTTGATCAGTGAAGAGTTGAAAGAATTGCAGGAAGCAATCGATAATAAGGATCTTACCGAAGTGGCAGATGCGCTATGTGATATCCAATATGTATTGTCAGGAGCGGTACTGGAATTCGGAATGGGCGAGAATTTCAAAGATTTGTTCGAGGAAGTACAGCGCTCAAACATGAGTAAAGCGTGTAAGACAGAGGAAGAGGCTGAGCAAACAGTAGCCTATTACGAAAAGGAGAGAAATACGCCATGTTACTTTAAAGAAGCTGATGGCTTGTTCCTTGTTTATAGAACCGAGGACAACAAAACCCTTAAATCCATTAACTATTCACCAGCAAATCTCAAAAAGATTCTGAAGGATTGA
- the ffh gene encoding signal recognition particle protein: protein MFDNLSVKLDKAVKNLKGQGRITEINVASTVKEIRRALVDADVNFKVAKEVTDTIKEKALGQDVLIAVSPGQLLTKIVAEELTELMGVSQEPINLDGSPNVILISGLQGSGKTTFSGKLANMLKKQGRTVMLTACDIYRPAAIDQLKVLGEQVDVEVYAEPENKNAVQIAKNAVKYGKENGKKTIIIDTAGRLAVDEQMMKEIEEVKNAINPSETLFVVDSMTGQDAVNTAKTFNERLDFNGVVLTKLDGDTRGGAALSIRKQVNKPIKFIGTGEKMDAIDVFHPDRMAKRILGMGDVLTLVEKAQQNFDEEEAKRLNKKIRKNQFGFDDFLNQMEQIKKMGSLKDLMGMIPGVGKAIKDIDIDDDSLKPIEAIIKSMTPQERENPDVINGSRRQRIAKGSGTTIQEVNQLLKQFAQMRKMMKTMNKMGGAKALGNMLK, encoded by the coding sequence ATGTTTGATAATTTAAGTGTAAAGCTTGATAAAGCGGTAAAGAACCTAAAAGGTCAGGGAAGGATCACAGAAATCAATGTGGCCTCTACAGTAAAAGAGATTCGTAGGGCCCTGGTAGATGCCGACGTGAACTTCAAAGTGGCGAAAGAAGTCACTGATACCATCAAAGAAAAAGCCCTTGGTCAGGATGTATTGATTGCCGTATCTCCTGGACAGCTGTTGACAAAAATTGTAGCAGAAGAGTTGACGGAACTGATGGGGGTAAGTCAGGAGCCAATTAACCTTGATGGTAGTCCTAATGTGATATTGATCTCAGGACTTCAGGGGTCTGGTAAAACGACTTTCAGTGGCAAGCTGGCGAACATGCTGAAGAAGCAGGGTAGAACGGTTATGTTGACAGCCTGTGACATTTATCGACCTGCGGCGATTGATCAGCTTAAGGTGTTGGGAGAGCAAGTAGATGTGGAAGTATATGCAGAGCCTGAAAATAAGAATGCCGTACAGATCGCTAAAAACGCGGTAAAATACGGTAAGGAAAATGGCAAGAAGACCATCATCATAGATACCGCAGGTCGTTTGGCGGTAGATGAGCAAATGATGAAGGAGATTGAAGAGGTGAAAAATGCCATCAATCCTTCTGAAACACTATTTGTTGTTGATTCCATGACAGGTCAGGATGCGGTCAATACTGCCAAGACCTTCAACGAACGCCTGGACTTCAATGGAGTTGTCCTGACAAAATTGGACGGTGATACCCGAGGTGGAGCAGCGCTTTCTATTCGCAAGCAGGTCAATAAGCCGATCAAATTCATTGGTACCGGGGAAAAGATGGATGCTATCGATGTATTCCACCCGGATCGGATGGCCAAAAGGATCCTTGGCATGGGTGACGTGCTTACCCTGGTTGAAAAAGCCCAGCAGAACTTTGATGAAGAGGAAGCCAAGCGGCTGAACAAAAAGATCCGCAAAAACCAGTTCGGTTTTGACGATTTCCTCAATCAGATGGAACAGATCAAGAAGATGGGTAGCTTGAAAGACCTCATGGGGATGATCCCTGGCGTGGGTAAGGCCATCAAGGACATAGATATTGATGATGATTCATTGAAACCGATTGAAGCCATCATTAAGTCCATGACGCCCCAAGAGCGTGAGAATCCTGATGTGATCAACGGAAGCCGACGGCAACGCATCGCAAAAGGGAGTGGGACAACTATTCAGGAAGTGAATCAGTTGCTCAAGCAATTTGCTCAGATGAGAAAAATGATGAAAACCATGAACAAGATGGGTGGGGCTAAGGCCCTTGGCAATATGCTTAAGTAA
- a CDS encoding pyruvate dehydrogenase complex E1 component subunit beta, giving the protein MRVIQFREALGEAMSEEMRRDENIFLMGEEVAEYNGAYKVSQGMLDEFGDKRVIDTPITELGFAGIGVGAAMNGLRPIIEFMTFNFSLVAIDQVINSAAKMMSMSGGQYSVPIVFRGPTGNAGMLSSQHSQNFENWYANTPGLKVVVPSNPYDAKGLLKSSIRDNDPVIFMESELMYGDKGEVPEEEYLLELGKAHITRRGSDVTLVSFGKMMKIVEEAATEMAKEGVDCEVIDLRSVRPLDYATIIESVKKTNRLVIVEEAWPLASISTDISHQVQRHAFDYLDAPIHRVNSKDLPLPYAPTLIQEILPSTQRTVEAIKAVSYR; this is encoded by the coding sequence ATGAGGGTTATACAATTCAGAGAAGCCTTAGGCGAAGCGATGAGTGAAGAAATGAGAAGAGATGAAAATATCTTCTTGATGGGTGAAGAAGTCGCTGAGTATAATGGAGCCTACAAGGTAAGCCAGGGCATGCTCGATGAGTTTGGAGATAAGCGAGTGATCGACACGCCTATCACTGAATTAGGTTTTGCAGGCATTGGTGTTGGAGCAGCCATGAATGGCTTGCGTCCCATCATCGAATTCATGACTTTCAACTTCTCACTGGTTGCGATTGATCAGGTGATCAACAGTGCGGCCAAAATGATGTCCATGTCTGGAGGTCAGTACAGTGTACCAATCGTATTCCGAGGCCCAACTGGTAACGCAGGAATGTTGAGTTCACAGCACTCTCAAAACTTTGAAAACTGGTATGCGAATACACCAGGTTTGAAAGTCGTGGTACCTAGTAACCCCTACGATGCCAAAGGACTATTGAAATCATCGATCCGTGACAATGATCCCGTAATCTTTATGGAATCTGAATTGATGTATGGCGATAAAGGCGAAGTTCCTGAAGAAGAATACCTGCTGGAACTTGGAAAAGCGCACATCACTCGTCGAGGAAGCGATGTAACCCTGGTTTCCTTCGGAAAAATGATGAAGATCGTTGAAGAAGCGGCTACAGAAATGGCCAAAGAAGGCGTTGATTGTGAAGTGATCGACTTGAGATCCGTACGTCCCCTGGACTATGCAACGATCATCGAGTCGGTAAAGAAAACAAACCGTCTTGTCATTGTTGAAGAAGCGTGGCCTCTGGCTTCTATCTCAACAGATATCAGTCATCAGGTTCAGCGACATGCGTTCGACTATCTGGATGCCCCTATTCATCGCGTCAACAGCAAAGACCTTCCTTTGCCTTATGCACCCACGCTGATCCAGGAGATCTTACCGAGCACACAACGAACTGTTGAAGCCATCAAAGCAGTAAGCTATCGATAA
- a CDS encoding tetratricopeptide repeat protein: MIRMKTLNIAVGILLGAAVLSGCTLGKMVKLAAQQDLQVDPNPLEAHGGKVPFTVSAVLPPKMLPTGKVWTLKTLYQYDDKEMEVGSVEFRADDFPNSSTSTSRKSEDFVFPYSDDLNPGKLFIQGVASDPRNGKSKSSPKLEVAVGIITTSTAVKDVYLAAYAEHGYNDKEELIPTNVPFFFPQGRSTLTSSLATDGKSNKDKQSDLSAFIADKNVTRTVTITGTHSPEGTERVNSDLSQDRAERIESWYRAQMKKYDYKGAADSIKFILKPVVEDWSGLRDALRDYEGVTSSQKAAMVRVIDGSGTFEDKEKQLRKLDGYKKVFDEVYPSLRTAKTEILTVKPKKSNAEIAVLAKGVAGGSVSQDTLSSEELLFAGTLTPAVSEKMDIYAAATKKDGSWVAHNNLAAAHLDQARSGNGNTSKLVEDALTQLQIAASKNDAAEVHANMASAYVMQGEHAKAYESAGMALGKNPSQALKADLNALRGAIEIRMGNYDAAKSSLASGSASDNATFDKGLAHLLSKDYSTADTFFGDVTGSDAVGAHAYYYRAVTAARRNAPADIVTNLKEAVSLDKSLKDKALSDLEFSKYANSVSEAVK; the protein is encoded by the coding sequence ATGATCAGAATGAAAACGCTCAACATTGCTGTTGGTATTCTTCTTGGTGCGGCGGTACTTTCAGGATGTACCCTGGGCAAGATGGTAAAGCTTGCAGCACAGCAAGATTTGCAAGTTGATCCAAATCCACTTGAAGCCCACGGAGGAAAAGTTCCTTTCACAGTATCCGCTGTACTTCCTCCCAAAATGTTACCTACGGGTAAAGTATGGACTTTGAAAACCCTTTACCAATACGATGATAAGGAAATGGAAGTTGGATCAGTCGAGTTCCGTGCCGACGACTTCCCTAACAGCAGCACATCTACTTCAAGAAAAAGCGAAGATTTCGTTTTCCCTTACAGTGATGATTTGAATCCTGGTAAGCTTTTCATTCAGGGAGTTGCTTCAGACCCAAGAAATGGTAAGTCCAAGTCCTCTCCTAAACTGGAAGTAGCTGTCGGTATCATCACCACTTCTACGGCAGTAAAAGACGTTTATCTTGCTGCTTATGCTGAGCATGGATACAACGACAAAGAAGAATTGATCCCAACAAACGTTCCTTTCTTCTTCCCTCAGGGTCGTTCTACCTTGACTTCCAGCCTTGCAACTGATGGAAAATCCAACAAAGACAAGCAAAGTGATCTTTCTGCTTTCATTGCAGACAAGAACGTAACAAGAACAGTAACCATCACTGGTACTCACTCTCCTGAAGGTACTGAGCGTGTGAACAGCGACCTGTCTCAAGACAGAGCTGAGCGAATTGAGTCATGGTACAGAGCTCAAATGAAAAAGTACGACTATAAAGGTGCTGCTGATTCTATCAAATTTATCTTGAAGCCAGTTGTAGAAGATTGGTCAGGTTTGAGAGATGCTTTGAGAGATTACGAAGGCGTAACCAGCAGTCAAAAAGCTGCCATGGTACGCGTGATCGACGGATCAGGCACCTTCGAAGACAAAGAAAAGCAATTGAGAAAGTTGGATGGCTATAAGAAAGTATTCGATGAAGTATATCCTTCTTTGAGAACAGCTAAAACCGAGATCCTTACAGTTAAGCCTAAGAAATCTAATGCTGAGATCGCTGTACTTGCAAAAGGTGTAGCTGGTGGTTCTGTAAGCCAGGACACACTTTCTAGTGAAGAGTTGCTTTTCGCTGGTACATTGACTCCTGCTGTTAGCGAGAAAATGGATATTTACGCTGCTGCGACTAAGAAAGACGGAAGCTGGGTAGCTCATAACAACCTTGCTGCTGCTCACCTTGATCAGGCAAGAAGTGGTAACGGAAACACAAGCAAATTGGTAGAAGATGCATTGACGCAACTTCAAATTGCTGCAAGCAAAAACGATGCAGCTGAAGTACACGCTAACATGGCTTCTGCTTACGTAATGCAAGGCGAGCACGCTAAAGCTTACGAAAGCGCAGGCATGGCACTAGGTAAAAACCCTAGCCAGGCTTTAAAAGCTGACTTGAACGCACTGAGAGGCGCAATAGAAATCAGAATGGGTAACTACGATGCTGCTAAGTCTTCTTTGGCATCAGGTTCTGCTTCTGACAATGCTACCTTCGACAAAGGTCTTGCACACTTGTTGAGCAAAGATTACTCAACTGCCGACACTTTCTTCGGTGACGTAACAGGTTCTGACGCTGTAGGAGCACACGCTTACTACTACAGAGCGGTAACTGCCGCAAGAAGAAACGCACCTGCTGACATTGTTACTAACTTGAAAGAGGCGGTTAGCCTAGACAAATCTTTGAAAGACAAAGCACTTTCTGATTTGGAATTCTCCAAGTATGCTAACTCTGTGAGTGAAGCAGTTAAATAA
- a CDS encoding PspC domain-containing protein, translating to MNKAQDFLEKQAFGVCTRLGEKFNIPTVSIRILFIYSSFLTFGSPLIVYLGLAFIMNIRKLLRRRNNPLWYY from the coding sequence TTGAATAAAGCTCAAGATTTCCTTGAAAAACAAGCCTTTGGTGTGTGTACCCGGCTTGGCGAAAAATTCAACATACCAACTGTTAGCATAAGAATACTCTTTATTTATTCTTCTTTTCTGACATTTGGTTCGCCGCTGATCGTATACCTCGGCCTTGCATTTATTATGAATATTAGAAAATTGCTACGACGTAGGAACAACCCATTGTGGTATTATTGA